A single region of the Mycobacterium avium subsp. avium genome encodes:
- a CDS encoding SACE_7040 family transcriptional regulator, producing MTTSASESRAGGAQPPNRRSQLKSDRRLQLLSAAERLFAERGFLAVRLEDIGASAGVSGPAIYRHFPNKESLLVELLVGISTRLLAGARQVRARSADAAAALDGLIDFHLDFALNEPDLIRIQDRDLAYLPKPAERQVRKAQRQYVEVWVGVLRELNPELAEADARLTAHAVFGLLNSTPHSMKSQDSGRGKPARAARSRAIMRAMTVAALAAGNQCP from the coding sequence ATGACAACGTCTGCCTCCGAAAGTCGGGCCGGCGGCGCGCAGCCGCCAAATCGGCGGAGCCAGTTGAAGTCTGACCGCCGGCTCCAGCTACTGTCCGCCGCCGAGCGGCTGTTCGCCGAGCGCGGTTTCCTGGCGGTGCGGCTGGAAGACATCGGCGCCTCGGCCGGCGTCAGCGGTCCGGCCATCTACCGGCACTTCCCCAACAAGGAGTCGCTGCTGGTCGAATTGCTGGTCGGGATCAGCACTCGGCTGCTCGCCGGCGCCCGGCAGGTCCGCGCCCGCAGTGCCGATGCCGCCGCCGCGCTGGACGGCCTGATCGACTTCCACCTCGACTTCGCCCTGAACGAACCCGACCTGATCCGGATCCAGGACCGCGACCTCGCCTACCTGCCCAAGCCGGCCGAGAGGCAGGTGCGCAAGGCGCAACGGCAGTACGTCGAGGTTTGGGTGGGGGTGTTGCGCGAGCTGAACCCCGAGCTGGCCGAGGCCGATGCCCGGCTGACCGCGCACGCCGTGTTCGGCCTGCTCAATTCGACACCGCACAGCATGAAGTCCCAGGATTCCGGGCGCGGCAAGCCGGCCCGCGCCGCCCGATCGCGCGCCATCATGCGGGCCATGACGGTCGCTGCGCTGGCGGCGGGAAACCAGTGCCCGTGA
- a CDS encoding MmpS family transport accessory protein, whose product MDMNDSRPTERFSPPQPRYSPSVDPAYADQTPYAPTYGPTMSPWAPAANETNPTKQLPAYWQQELPPGGDPHAPGMAPPPGEPKSPRGLWIAAGAAVLLVVALVIALVLANDAIKTQTAVPPLPAMPEPSPETPTTSTHRSPSLIPAPIPPTSEPEPPTATTGPAAMQDVVYSVSGEGRAISIMYIDTGDLIQTEFNVALPWSKQVSLSKSAVHPANVTIVNIGHSVTCTVTVNGVQVSRRVGGGLTICDARG is encoded by the coding sequence GTGGACATGAACGATTCACGTCCCACCGAGCGGTTCAGTCCGCCGCAGCCGCGGTACTCGCCGTCCGTCGATCCGGCGTATGCCGACCAGACTCCGTACGCGCCCACCTACGGCCCGACGATGTCACCCTGGGCGCCCGCCGCGAACGAAACCAACCCGACCAAGCAGCTGCCCGCCTACTGGCAGCAGGAGCTTCCCCCGGGCGGCGACCCGCACGCCCCGGGCATGGCTCCGCCGCCGGGCGAGCCGAAATCGCCTCGCGGGCTGTGGATCGCCGCGGGCGCGGCGGTGCTGCTGGTGGTCGCCCTGGTGATCGCGCTGGTGCTCGCCAACGACGCGATCAAGACGCAGACCGCGGTGCCGCCGTTGCCGGCCATGCCGGAGCCGAGCCCGGAGACGCCGACGACGTCGACGCACAGGTCGCCCTCGCTCATCCCGGCGCCGATACCGCCCACCAGCGAGCCCGAGCCGCCCACCGCGACGACCGGCCCGGCCGCGATGCAGGACGTCGTCTACTCCGTGTCCGGGGAGGGCCGGGCGATCAGCATCATGTACATCGACACCGGCGACCTCATCCAGACCGAATTCAATGTCGCGTTGCCGTGGAGCAAGCAGGTCAGCCTGTCCAAGTCCGCCGTGCACCCGGCCAACGTCACGATCGTCAACATCGGTCACAGCGTCACCTGCACCGTGACCGTCAACGGGGTTCAGGTCAGCAGACGCGTCGGCGGGGGGTTGACCATCTGCGACGCCCGCGGCTGA
- a CDS encoding MFS transporter — protein sequence MSQPESRAAAPVRSRVVAWALWDCGSTGLNAIVATFVFAVYLTSSVGVGIGGSTTPASWLGRAAAIAGLTVALLAPAVGVWVESPHRRRVALSVLTALAVTLTGSMFFIRDRPGYLWAGLVLLGATAACGDLASVPYNAMLRQLSTPRTAGRISGFGWAAGYVGSVLLLLVIYTGFIAGSGSGPDATRGLLRVPLRDGLYVREAMLVAAAWLALFALPLLFVAHRFTESAEGYRPTSMLGGYRKLWTEVREEWRRDRNLVYFLFASALFRDGLAAIFAFGAVLGVNVYGISQADVLVFGVAASVVAAVGAVLGGFVDHRVGSKPVIVASLLAIVVLGLTLMALSGPVAFWACGLLLCMFIGPSQSSSRALLLQMAKHGREGVAFGLYTMTGRAVSFVAPWLFSVFVDAFGAVRAGLGGISLVLTAGLLAMLAVRVPRRAPVAVEAA from the coding sequence ATGAGCCAGCCGGAGTCGCGTGCCGCCGCCCCCGTGCGATCGCGGGTGGTGGCGTGGGCGCTCTGGGATTGCGGCTCGACCGGGCTGAACGCGATCGTGGCCACCTTCGTCTTCGCCGTCTATTTGACCAGCAGTGTTGGCGTGGGCATCGGCGGCAGCACCACGCCGGCGAGTTGGCTGGGCCGGGCGGCGGCCATCGCCGGGTTGACGGTCGCGCTGCTGGCGCCCGCCGTCGGCGTGTGGGTGGAGTCGCCGCATCGGCGGCGGGTGGCGCTGAGCGTGTTGACCGCGTTGGCGGTGACGTTGACCGGCTCGATGTTCTTCATCCGCGATCGGCCCGGCTATCTGTGGGCGGGCCTGGTGCTGCTGGGGGCGACGGCGGCCTGCGGCGATTTGGCCAGCGTCCCGTACAACGCCATGCTGCGCCAGCTCTCGACGCCGCGCACCGCCGGTCGGATCTCCGGGTTCGGCTGGGCGGCGGGCTATGTCGGCAGCGTCCTGCTGTTGCTGGTGATCTACACCGGCTTCATCGCCGGATCGGGTTCGGGCCCGGATGCCACGCGCGGGCTGCTGCGAGTTCCGTTGCGCGACGGGCTTTATGTCCGAGAGGCGATGCTGGTGGCCGCGGCCTGGTTGGCGCTGTTCGCGCTGCCGTTGCTGTTCGTCGCGCACCGGTTCACCGAGTCCGCCGAGGGGTATCGGCCGACGAGCATGCTGGGCGGATATCGCAAGCTGTGGACCGAGGTCCGCGAGGAATGGCGGCGCGATCGCAACCTGGTGTACTTCCTGTTCGCCAGCGCGCTGTTCCGGGACGGACTGGCGGCGATCTTCGCCTTCGGCGCGGTGCTCGGCGTCAACGTCTACGGCATCTCCCAGGCCGACGTGCTGGTGTTCGGGGTGGCGGCCAGCGTGGTGGCCGCCGTGGGTGCGGTGCTGGGCGGTTTCGTCGACCACCGGGTCGGATCCAAGCCCGTCATCGTCGCGTCCCTGCTGGCCATCGTCGTGCTGGGGCTGACCCTGATGGCGTTGTCCGGGCCGGTGGCGTTCTGGGCCTGTGGCCTGCTGCTGTGCATGTTCATCGGGCCGTCGCAATCGTCGTCGCGCGCCCTGCTGCTGCAGATGGCCAAGCACGGCAGGGAAGGCGTCGCGTTCGGCCTCTACACCATGACCGGGCGGGCGGTGTCGTTCGTGGCGCCGTGGCTGTTCTCGGTGTTCGTCGACGCGTTCGGGGCGGTGCGCGCCGGCCTCGGCGGGATCTCGCTGGTGCTGACCGCCGGGCTGCTGGCCATGCTCGCGGTGCGGGTCCCGCGCCGCGCCCCCGTCGCCGTCGAAGCGGCATGA
- the cmrA gene encoding mycolate reductase (Catalyzes the final step in mycolic acid biosynthesis.), whose protein sequence is MPIPAPSPEARAVVTGASQNIGEALATELAARGHHLIVTARREDLLKDLAARLTEKYRVTVEVRPADLADAGERATLCDELAARPISVLCANAGTATFGPVATLDPAGEKAQVQLNVLGVHDLTLAVLPGMVERRAGGILISGSAAGNSPIPYNATYAATKAFVNTFSESLRGELRGSGVHVTLLAPGPVRTDLPDDAEASIVERLVPDFLWISTEHTARVSLDALGRNKMRVVPGLTSKAMSVASGYAPRAIVAPIVGSFYKKLGGG, encoded by the coding sequence ATGCCGATCCCCGCTCCCAGCCCCGAGGCGCGCGCGGTTGTCACCGGAGCGTCGCAGAACATCGGTGAAGCGCTCGCAACCGAACTCGCCGCCCGCGGGCACCATCTGATCGTCACCGCGCGACGGGAGGACCTGCTCAAGGACCTGGCCGCCCGGCTGACCGAGAAGTACCGGGTCACCGTCGAGGTGCGCCCGGCCGATCTGGCAGACGCGGGCGAGCGGGCCACCCTGTGCGACGAGCTGGCCGCGCGGCCCATCTCGGTGTTGTGCGCCAACGCCGGCACCGCAACCTTCGGTCCCGTCGCCACCCTCGACCCGGCCGGCGAGAAGGCCCAGGTGCAGCTGAATGTCCTTGGGGTGCATGACCTTACGCTGGCGGTGCTGCCCGGCATGGTGGAGCGCCGCGCCGGCGGCATCCTGATTTCCGGTTCGGCGGCCGGCAACTCGCCGATCCCCTACAACGCCACCTACGCGGCCACCAAGGCCTTCGTCAACACGTTCAGCGAGTCGCTGCGCGGGGAACTCCGCGGCTCCGGGGTGCATGTGACGCTGTTGGCGCCCGGCCCGGTGCGCACCGACCTGCCCGACGACGCCGAGGCCTCGATCGTCGAGCGGCTGGTGCCCGACTTCTTGTGGATCTCCACCGAGCACACCGCCCGGGTATCGCTGGATGCGTTGGGCCGCAACAAGATGCGCGTCGTGCCCGGTCTGACGTCCAAGGCCATGTCGGTGGCCAGCGGGTATGCCCCGCGCGCCATCGTGGCGCCCATTGTGGGCAGCTTCTACAAGAAGCTGGGCGGCGGGTAG
- a CDS encoding helicase HerA-like domain-containing protein, whose translation MSTDSAATPATRIADGYAVAGQALELGTVVIDGAADPSAQIRIPLATVNRHGLVAGATGTGKTKTLQLIAEQLSAAGVPVLMADVKGDLSGLSKEGERSDRTDARAKDTGDDWQPSGFPVEFLSLGTNGIGVPIRATVESFGPVLLSKVLGLNATQESTLGLIFHWAKERDRRLVTTDDLRTVIGYLTSEAGKEDLKSLGGVSATTAGVILRALVNLDAEGGDTFFGEPKLDPNDLLRTNDQGQGVISLLEFTGQSVRPVIFSTFLMWLLADLYTQLPEVGDIDKPKLVFFFDEAHLLFADASKAFLEQVEQTVKLIRSKGVGVFFCTQLPTDIPNDVLSQLGARIQHALRAFTPDDQKALSKTVRTYPKTDVYDLESALTSLGIGEAVVTVLSEKGAPTPVAWTRMRVPRSLMASIGTEEITKAAKRSELQAKYGQTVQQPAQPPPGPQAPTGSRSPQAQSDYPPVPPNGPVPPMPEPAEPKGPGLLERLWHDRDVQSAVNTGIREIIRLKFGGGGRRRK comes from the coding sequence ATGAGCACCGATTCAGCGGCAACACCGGCGACGCGGATCGCGGACGGCTACGCCGTCGCGGGCCAGGCATTGGAATTGGGCACGGTCGTCATCGACGGTGCGGCCGACCCGTCGGCGCAGATCCGCATCCCGCTGGCGACGGTGAACCGGCACGGCCTGGTGGCCGGTGCGACGGGCACCGGCAAGACCAAGACGCTGCAGCTGATCGCCGAGCAGCTCAGCGCCGCGGGCGTGCCGGTGCTGATGGCCGACGTGAAGGGCGACCTGTCCGGGCTGTCCAAGGAAGGGGAGCGCAGCGACCGAACCGATGCACGCGCCAAGGACACCGGCGATGATTGGCAACCCTCGGGGTTCCCGGTGGAGTTCCTGTCGTTAGGTACCAACGGGATCGGCGTGCCGATCCGCGCGACCGTCGAGAGCTTCGGGCCGGTGCTGCTGTCGAAGGTGTTGGGGCTCAACGCCACTCAGGAGTCCACCCTGGGACTGATCTTCCACTGGGCCAAGGAGCGCGACCGCCGCCTGGTGACCACGGACGATCTGCGCACCGTCATCGGCTATCTGACCAGCGAAGCGGGCAAGGAGGACCTGAAGTCCCTGGGCGGCGTGTCGGCGACGACGGCGGGCGTGATCCTGCGGGCACTGGTCAACCTCGACGCCGAGGGCGGCGACACCTTCTTCGGCGAACCCAAGCTCGACCCCAACGACTTGCTGCGCACCAACGATCAAGGCCAAGGCGTCATTTCGCTGCTGGAGTTCACCGGTCAGTCGGTGCGCCCGGTCATCTTCTCCACCTTCCTGATGTGGCTGCTGGCCGACCTATACACGCAACTGCCCGAGGTCGGCGACATCGACAAACCCAAGCTGGTCTTCTTCTTCGACGAGGCGCACCTGCTGTTCGCCGACGCGTCCAAGGCCTTCCTGGAACAGGTCGAACAGACGGTGAAGCTGATCCGCTCCAAGGGCGTCGGGGTGTTCTTCTGCACCCAGTTGCCCACCGACATTCCCAACGACGTGCTGTCCCAGTTGGGTGCGCGAATTCAGCACGCGCTGCGGGCTTTCACGCCCGACGACCAGAAGGCGCTGTCCAAGACCGTGCGCACCTACCCGAAAACCGATGTCTACGACCTGGAGTCGGCGTTGACGTCGCTGGGAATCGGCGAGGCCGTCGTGACCGTGCTCTCCGAGAAGGGCGCACCCACGCCGGTGGCCTGGACCCGGATGCGGGTGCCCCGCTCGCTGATGGCGTCGATCGGGACAGAGGAGATCACGAAGGCAGCCAAACGCAGTGAGCTGCAAGCGAAGTACGGCCAAACGGTGCAACAACCGGCCCAGCCCCCGCCGGGCCCGCAAGCACCGACCGGATCGCGGTCGCCGCAAGCCCAGTCCGACTACCCGCCCGTCCCGCCGAATGGCCCGGTTCCGCCGATGCCGGAACCCGCGGAGCCCAAAGGGCCGGGCCTGCTGGAAAGGCTCTGGCACGACCGCGACGTACAGAGCGCGGTGAACACCGGGATCCGGGAGATCATTCGGCTCAAGTTCGGCGGCGGAGGCCGTCGCCGCAAGTAA
- the orn gene encoding oligoribonuclease, producing MRDELVWIDCEMTGLDLGSDKLIEIAALVTDAELNVLGDGVDVVIHADDAALAAMGEVVTEMHSRSGLIDEVKASTVDLATAEEMVLDYIRTHVKAPKTAPLAGNSIATDRAFIVRDMPALDSYLHYRMIDVSSIKELCRRWYPRIYFGQPVKGLTHRALADIHESIRELQFYRRTAFVAPPGPSTSEIEAVAAALDEGKDAPGPSDSASAPPTG from the coding sequence GTGCGCGACGAATTGGTGTGGATCGACTGCGAAATGACCGGACTCGATCTCGGTTCGGACAAGCTGATCGAGATCGCGGCCCTGGTCACCGACGCCGAGCTGAACGTGCTCGGCGACGGCGTCGACGTGGTGATCCACGCCGACGACGCCGCGCTAGCGGCGATGGGCGAGGTGGTCACCGAAATGCATTCGCGCTCCGGGCTGATCGATGAGGTGAAGGCGTCCACGGTCGACCTGGCCACCGCCGAGGAGATGGTGCTGGACTACATCCGCACTCACGTCAAGGCCCCCAAGACGGCGCCGCTGGCCGGGAATTCGATTGCCACCGACCGCGCGTTCATCGTGCGCGACATGCCCGCCCTGGACTCCTACCTGCACTACCGCATGATCGATGTGAGCTCCATCAAGGAGCTCTGCCGGCGCTGGTACCCGCGGATCTACTTCGGCCAGCCGGTCAAGGGGCTGACCCACCGGGCCCTGGCCGACATCCACGAATCCATCCGGGAGCTGCAGTTCTACCGGCGCACCGCGTTCGTCGCCCCGCCGGGACCGTCTACCAGCGAAATCGAGGCGGTGGCCGCCGCCCTCGACGAGGGAAAAGACGCACCGGGACCTAGCGATTCGGCCAGCGCACCGCCCACCGGTTAG
- a CDS encoding L,D-transpeptidase, producing MEGHWMTPLRGRRSWLAAAMALVAVGAVACGGGHTAAPPKVIFDKGTPFADLLVPKLTASVSDGAVGVTVDAPVTVSVADGVLASVTMVNENGRSISGQLSPDGLRWSTTEQLGYNRRYTLTAKATGLGGAASKQMTFETSSPAHLTMPYVSPADGEVVGVGEPVAIRFDENIANRAAAQKAITITTNPPVEGAFYWLNNREVRWRPEHFWKSGTVIDVAVNTYGVDLGDGMFGEDNVKTHFTIGDEVISTADDTTKTVTVRVNGEVVKTMPTSMGKDSTPTANGIYIVGARFKHIIMDSSTYGVPVNSPNGYRTEVDWATQMSYSGVFVHSAPWSVGAQGHTNTSHGCLNVSPSNAEWFYDHSKSGDIVEVVHTVGPTLPGTEGLGDWNIPWSQWKAGNANT from the coding sequence ATGGAAGGTCACTGGATGACGCCTTTGCGTGGACGCCGATCGTGGCTGGCAGCCGCGATGGCTTTGGTTGCTGTGGGGGCAGTCGCCTGCGGCGGCGGCCACACGGCAGCGCCGCCCAAGGTCATCTTCGACAAGGGCACCCCGTTCGCCGACCTGCTGGTGCCCAAACTCACCGCCTCGGTGAGCGACGGCGCCGTCGGCGTGACGGTGGATGCGCCGGTGACCGTCAGCGTCGCCGACGGCGTGCTGGCCTCGGTCACCATGGTCAACGAGAACGGCAGGTCGATCAGCGGGCAACTGAGCCCCGACGGCCTGCGCTGGTCGACCACCGAGCAGCTCGGCTACAACCGGCGTTACACGCTGACCGCGAAGGCGACCGGCCTGGGCGGCGCGGCCAGCAAGCAGATGACCTTCGAGACCAGTTCCCCCGCGCACCTGACCATGCCCTACGTCAGCCCGGCCGACGGCGAGGTGGTCGGCGTCGGCGAACCGGTGGCGATCCGCTTCGACGAGAACATCGCCAACCGGGCCGCGGCCCAAAAGGCCATCACCATCACCACCAATCCTCCGGTGGAGGGCGCCTTCTACTGGCTCAACAACCGCGAAGTGCGTTGGCGCCCAGAGCATTTCTGGAAGTCCGGGACCGTCATCGACGTGGCCGTCAACACCTACGGGGTGGACCTGGGCGACGGCATGTTCGGCGAGGACAACGTCAAGACGCACTTCACCATTGGCGACGAGGTCATCTCGACGGCCGACGACACCACCAAGACGGTGACCGTGCGGGTCAACGGTGAAGTGGTCAAGACCATGCCGACCTCGATGGGCAAGGACAGCACCCCGACGGCCAACGGCATCTACATCGTCGGGGCGCGGTTCAAGCACATCATCATGGACTCCTCCACCTACGGCGTTCCGGTCAACTCGCCCAACGGATATCGCACCGAAGTCGACTGGGCCACGCAGATGTCCTACAGCGGCGTCTTCGTGCACTCGGCGCCGTGGTCGGTCGGTGCCCAGGGGCACACCAACACCAGCCATGGCTGTCTCAACGTGAGCCCCAGCAACGCCGAATGGTTCTACGACCACAGCAAGAGCGGCGACATCGTCGAGGTCGTGCACACCGTGGGGCCGACACTGCCCGGCACCGAGGGGCTGGGCGACTGGAACATCCCGTGGTCGCAGTGGAAGGCGGGCAACGCCAACACCTGA
- a CDS encoding DMT family transporter has translation MPRTEIIAALLALSSALCVATGDVLQQRAAHCITDRELGPVELFAGLLRSQRWWWGAVLLLASIGLQAAALGGGSVLLVQALLMFSVLFALPINARLSHRAVTAGEWVWAALLTAAVTVVVVVGNPQTGHAGAPLRTWAVVALVLGPLLAACVVAGRVRGGAVAAVLFAFVSGSLWGVFAVLTKEVMARLGQGVGVVTRTPELYACILVALGGVVWSQAAFRAGPLTASMPTLQVSQPVVASVLGVVVLGETLDTGRAGTVALLVAVVVMTAAIIKLARVEAVATRDRAEAQLHQPA, from the coding sequence GTGCCCCGAACCGAGATCATCGCCGCATTACTCGCGTTGAGCTCCGCGCTGTGCGTCGCGACCGGGGACGTGTTGCAGCAGCGGGCGGCGCATTGCATCACCGACCGCGAGTTGGGCCCGGTCGAATTGTTCGCCGGACTGCTGCGCAGCCAGCGGTGGTGGTGGGGCGCCGTGCTGTTGCTGGCGAGCATCGGGTTGCAGGCCGCCGCCCTGGGCGGCGGCTCGGTGTTGCTGGTGCAGGCGCTGCTGATGTTCTCGGTGCTCTTCGCCCTGCCCATCAACGCCCGGCTGTCGCACCGCGCCGTGACCGCGGGCGAATGGGTCTGGGCGGCCCTGCTCACCGCGGCGGTGACCGTGGTCGTCGTCGTGGGCAATCCGCAGACCGGCCACGCCGGGGCGCCGCTGCGCACCTGGGCGGTGGTGGCCCTGGTGCTGGGGCCGCTGCTGGCCGCCTGCGTGGTGGCCGGCCGGGTCCGGGGCGGTGCCGTGGCCGCGGTGCTGTTCGCCTTCGTGTCCGGGTCGCTGTGGGGCGTGTTCGCGGTGCTCACCAAGGAGGTGATGGCGCGGCTGGGGCAGGGCGTCGGGGTGGTGACCCGGACCCCGGAGCTGTATGCCTGCATCCTGGTCGCGCTGGGGGGCGTGGTGTGGAGTCAGGCGGCGTTTCGGGCCGGGCCGTTGACCGCGTCGATGCCAACCCTGCAGGTGTCGCAGCCGGTGGTGGCGTCGGTGCTGGGCGTGGTCGTGCTGGGCGAGACGCTGGACACCGGCCGGGCCGGGACGGTCGCGCTGCTGGTGGCCGTGGTGGTGATGACGGCGGCCATCATCAAGCTCGCCCGCGTCGAGGCCGTCGCGACCCGCGACCGGGCCGAGGCGCAACTGCACCAGCCCGCCTAG
- a CDS encoding MMPL family transporter, with amino-acid sequence MLRVITRLAIAAPRRIIGIAVLVMVGAAIFGLPVVNSLSGGGFQDPTSESARATEILRDRFNQTDQQMLIVVSAPDGARSPQAHWVGTDIVDKLKNSPWVMNVSSAWTSPPAAAAQLISKDNKSGMIVAGLKGGENDAQKYASTLTRELVHDRDGVTVRAGGMAVAYAQINAQNQRDLLLMESIAIPLSFAVLVWVLGGVVAATLPVVLGALAIVGTMSVLRLISFATDVSTYALDLSIAMGLALAIDYNLLIITRYREELARTEDRDRALYRTMATAGRTVLFSATTVGLSMAVMAVFPMYFLKSSAYTIVATAIIVAIAAVVITPAAIVLLGPRLDTMDARRVMHRILHGQRSFRDPAHKPLVEQFWYRSTKYVLRRAVPVGLSVVALLLLLGVPFLGVKWGFPDERVLPRSASARQVADMLDNDFPGLGTELSVVVPDARGVTPTELRKYAAELSRVPDVSAVSAPTGTFSAGHRVGPPAAATGLANGSAFFTVSSTAPLYSPASNAQLDRLHQVAGPGGRAVLMTGLAQINRDSVEAITKRLPTVFGLIAVVTFMLLFLLTGSAVLPVQALVCNVLSLTAAFGAMVWIFQDGHLGALGTTPNGTLNANIPVLLFCIAFGLAMDYEVFLVSRIHEYWLASQSIRETPPTAREARAETDESTALGIAGIGRVVTTAAVVMSISFAALIPAHVSFMRMLGLGLTLGVLVDATLVRMVLVPAFIHLLGRWTWWAPRPMVWLRERSATGEAGEVRVGRRRWARDAPRPAIRRWPSRATSGRG; translated from the coding sequence ATGCTGCGAGTAATCACCCGGCTGGCCATCGCCGCGCCGCGCCGTATCATCGGGATCGCGGTCCTGGTCATGGTGGGCGCGGCGATCTTCGGCCTGCCGGTGGTCAACAGCCTGTCCGGCGGCGGCTTCCAGGATCCGACGTCGGAGTCCGCCCGGGCCACCGAGATCCTGCGGGACCGGTTCAACCAGACCGATCAGCAAATGCTGATCGTGGTGAGCGCCCCCGACGGCGCCCGCAGCCCCCAGGCGCACTGGGTCGGCACCGACATCGTCGACAAACTGAAGAATTCGCCGTGGGTGATGAATGTGTCGTCGGCCTGGACGTCGCCGCCGGCCGCCGCCGCCCAGCTGATCAGCAAGGACAACAAGTCCGGGATGATCGTCGCCGGCCTGAAGGGCGGCGAGAACGACGCGCAGAAGTACGCCAGCACCCTCACCCGTGAGCTGGTGCACGACCGTGACGGCGTCACCGTGCGCGCCGGCGGCATGGCCGTGGCGTATGCCCAGATCAACGCCCAGAACCAGCGGGATCTGCTGTTGATGGAGTCCATCGCGATCCCGCTGAGCTTCGCCGTGCTGGTGTGGGTGCTCGGCGGCGTGGTGGCCGCGACGCTGCCGGTCGTGCTGGGCGCCTTGGCCATCGTCGGCACCATGTCGGTGCTGCGGCTGATCAGCTTTGCCACCGACGTGTCGACCTACGCGCTGGACCTGTCCATCGCCATGGGTCTGGCCCTGGCGATCGACTACAACCTGCTGATCATCACCCGCTACCGCGAGGAGCTGGCCCGCACCGAGGACCGGGACCGGGCGCTGTACCGGACCATGGCCACCGCCGGGCGGACGGTGCTGTTCTCGGCCACCACCGTCGGGTTGTCGATGGCGGTGATGGCGGTGTTCCCGATGTACTTCCTGAAGTCGTCGGCCTACACCATCGTGGCCACCGCGATCATCGTCGCGATCGCCGCCGTGGTGATCACCCCGGCGGCGATCGTGTTGCTCGGGCCCCGACTGGACACGATGGACGCCCGCCGGGTGATGCATCGCATCCTGCACGGGCAGCGTTCGTTCCGGGATCCGGCGCACAAGCCGCTGGTGGAGCAGTTCTGGTACCGGTCGACGAAGTACGTGTTGCGCCGCGCCGTGCCGGTCGGGCTGAGCGTCGTCGCGCTGCTGCTGTTGCTGGGGGTGCCGTTCCTGGGCGTGAAGTGGGGCTTTCCCGACGAGCGGGTGCTGCCCCGCTCGGCGTCTGCGCGCCAGGTCGCCGACATGCTGGACAACGACTTCCCCGGCCTGGGCACCGAGCTCTCCGTCGTCGTCCCCGACGCCCGCGGCGTCACACCCACCGAACTTCGCAAATACGCCGCCGAGCTGTCCCGGGTGCCCGACGTCTCCGCGGTCAGCGCGCCGACCGGCACCTTCTCGGCCGGACACCGGGTGGGTCCGCCCGCCGCGGCCACCGGCCTGGCCAACGGCAGCGCCTTCTTCACCGTGTCGAGCACCGCCCCGCTGTATTCACCGGCCTCGAACGCCCAGCTCGACCGGCTGCATCAGGTCGCCGGGCCGGGCGGACGCGCCGTGCTGATGACCGGGCTGGCCCAGATCAACCGCGACAGCGTCGAGGCGATCACCAAACGACTGCCGACGGTGTTCGGCCTGATCGCCGTCGTCACCTTCATGCTGCTTTTCCTGCTGACCGGCAGCGCGGTGCTGCCGGTGCAGGCGCTGGTGTGCAACGTGTTGTCGCTGACGGCGGCGTTCGGCGCGATGGTGTGGATCTTCCAGGACGGCCACCTGGGTGCGCTGGGAACCACACCCAACGGGACGCTGAACGCCAACATCCCGGTGCTGTTGTTCTGCATCGCCTTCGGCCTGGCCATGGATTACGAGGTGTTCCTCGTTTCCCGTATCCATGAGTACTGGCTGGCCTCGCAGTCCATCCGCGAGACACCGCCGACCGCCAGGGAGGCGCGCGCCGAAACCGACGAGAGCACCGCGCTGGGCATCGCGGGCATCGGGCGGGTGGTCACCACCGCCGCCGTGGTGATGTCGATTTCCTTCGCGGCGCTGATTCCCGCGCACGTGTCGTTCATGCGGATGCTGGGCCTGGGCCTGACCCTCGGCGTGCTCGTCGACGCCACCCTGGTGCGCATGGTGCTGGTCCCGGCGTTCATCCACCTGCTGGGCCGCTGGACGTGGTGGGCGCCGCGACCGATGGTCTGGCTGCGCGAACGGTCGGCGACCGGGGAGGCCGGCGAGGTGCGGGTGGGGCGGCGGCGCTGGGCCCGCGACGCGCCGCGACCTGCGATCCGCAGGTGGCCCAGCCGGGCCACGTCGGGTCGCGGTTGA